The DNA window CGTAGATAGCGGCAGTAATCCGAATGAAATGGCAGAAGCAGTGTATCAAATTATTCAAAATCCCAGTCCACGAATTCATTACAAAGTTGGCGCTTTTATGCAGAAATTCTCCATTGTATTGAAACGAATTTTGCCCGATAAAATGTATGAAAAAATGTTGATGAATCATTTTAATTTGTAATTTGCGTCGGTATTAAGTAGTATATAAATAAAAGTAAAATCTAAATATTTATGAGGAAACTTACATTATCGCTGGCGTTTCTATTCTCTAGTTTTCTAATCCAAGCTCAAATTGCAAAAATTGTAACCAGAGTAGACGAAGCAGGCGATGTAGCCAGTTTCGAATTGGATTGTACGGTTAAATTTCCAACTTTAGCCAAAGGATTAAAATACAACATCACCCGCCACGAGTTTAAAGGACCAGAGCTGAAAAATACCTATCACTTAATGTTGGTTATGGATGGTTTTTTTACTTCAACTTTGAATGAAGTGATGACGATTTCGATTGTTTTTAGCGATGGATCAAAAGTTTCTGAAATAGAAACGATAGAAAGCGATGGCTACTTTGATGGAGCTTGCACCATCAATATGAAAAGCCCGCCTGAGTTATCGCTGAAACATTACTTAAAAAAGGTCGTCGTCAATACAGGAAAAAAAGAAGTTGTGTATGAAGTATCCGCGCAAAAAAGCAAGGAATACCGAAAAAATATTGAGAACATTGTCAATGCAAAATAATGGACCACTTTTTAGCGCTGCGCTAACCTTTTTAAAATCAAACATAAACCCGCTAAATGCAAAATTTAGCGGGTTTTTATATTTTGATGGTTCTGTTTAATTCGGGAACTTTTCTGGAATAACATGGATGATATTATTTGTAGGGTTTAATTGCAAAACCTACGAAATTATAAAGTAAGCTAATATGAAAGATATTTTTAAGGTTTGAATTTTTGATATCAAAAAATATCATTCCAGCTTCTAGAGAAAAGTTTCCATTTCCTAATGGATGACCATCATTAGTACTAAAGTTAAAAAACATATAATTTACTCCAATATGGCAAAATTTATTGGCTTTTATTATTTCTTGTACGTCAGTTGTTGATGTTGAAGTATCACACCATAAAGACCCGCCTACATAAAAATTGATCATAGAAGGTATTTTATAATAGTCAGATCCCGGTTCTTTTTTTGTTTTTTTACTTAAGTAAATCGGATAATATGCATATACAGGAGCGTACGAAGTAATATCTATTCTCTCTTGAATCTCAAAAAACTCGATGGCTTTAGTACCGAAACCCAATCCTCCTAGTTTTTGAAACCCAATAGCAAAAGGTAATAAGGAGGATGAAATCAAGCCGCTATATTGGGTTTGTGTATTTGTACCATCCGAGTTAAGATAAGCTCCACCACCACCAATTTCCGCCAAAGAAACTTTGTACCATCTTTTATAATTTGATGATTGCTGTTGTAAGCTACTATCAATGGCAGTATTGTTTTCAATATTTTGTTGAGCAGACGAAAATAAAGCTAAAAATAAAGCGCTTATAAGGATAATCGTTTTCATAGCATCAGTTATTAATACTATTGAAATTTTGTCAAATTTTGGCAGGCAATATATTTACGATAATTGACAATAACTCAAAATTTGACTCCATTAAAGATACAAAATAATCTTTTGATTTTTAGTGGTTTATCTTTTTTTTTAATTTCTGAAAAGAGATAAAATTAGGTTGGGTTTTAATCAAAAAAAGAATAGTTAAGTAAAAGACTGTTTTTGAAAAAAGCAATGATTTTTTAGCTTTCAAATCTGCTGAATATGATAATTATCATTTTAATTGCAATAGACAAGTCGTAACTTTGAGAATAATAAAATTATGGCATTAGATTCATCTAAAAATTTATTGATATGGCAAAAGTACAAGGAGCAATAGTCGTAAATACTCAAGTTTGTAAAGGCTGTGAAGTCTGTATTCCTGTTTGTCAAGAAAATGTGATTGCAATGTCAAATGACGTGAATAGAAAAGGCTATCATTATGCCTATATGAAAAACCCCGAAGCCTGCAATGGCTGCACCAATTGTGGAACTGTATGCCCTGACAGAGCCATTACGGTTTATAGAGTAAAAGTCGCAACTTAACCAAATTATACCCTTTAAAAATGTCGGAATTAAAATTGATGAAAGGAAACGAAGCCTTGGCAGAAGCCGCAATTAGAGCCGGAGTCGATGCTTATTTTGGTTATCCGATTACGCCGCAAACCGAAATTATTGAATATTTGATGAACGAACGTCCTGAAAACAGAACAGGAATGGTCGTGCTTCAGGCTGAAAGCGAAGTCGCAGCCATTAATATGGTGTACGGCGCAGCAAGTACGGGTAAAAAGGCATTGACATCTTCATCGAGTCCTGGAATTTCTTTGAAATTGGAGGGAATATCGTATTTGGCTGGAGCCGAATTGCCTGCCGTTATCGTAAATGTAGTTCGTGGTGGACCCGGTTTGGGAACCATTCAGCCTTCACAAGCCGATTATTTTCAATCCGTTAAAGGAGGAGGACACGGCGATTACAAACTCTATGTTTTAGCCCCAGCATCCGTTCAGGAAATGGCCGATTTTGTTGAAGATGCTTTCGATATTGCCTTTAAATATCGCGCACCGGTTTTAATTCTTTCCGACGGATTAATTGGTCAAATGATGGAAAAAGTAATTCTTAAAGACCAAAAACCAAGATGGACCGATGCGGAATTAATCGAAAAGAACGGCGATTGGGCAGTGACGGGTAAGAAAGGAAGAGAACGCAATATCATTACCTCACTCGATTTGCAATCCGAGAAAATGGAAGCTCGAGTGCATCGATTGCAAAAGAAATACGAGCAAATGGAAAAAGAGGATTTGCGTTTCGAAAAAATCAATTGCGACGATGCAGACTATTTGGTGGTAGCTTACGGTTCTAGTGCTCGAATTTCGCAAAAAGCGGTTGAATTAGCCAGAGCCAAAGGTATAAAACTAGGCTTATTGCGACCCATAACCTTATTCCCTTTTCCGCAACAGGAATTATTCGAATTAGCCAATCAAGTCAAAGGAATTTTAAGCGTGGAATTGAATACGGGGCAAATGGTAGAAGACGTTCGTCTTGCCGTTGAACACAAAGTGCCCGTAGAACACTTCGGGAGAACCGGCGGAATTATTCACACGCCAGAGGAAATTGTAGCCGCTTTAGAACAAAAAATAATCAACAATGGAAGTTTTAGACATCATAAAACCAGAGAATCAAGTCTTCTGTAAATCACAGTTAATGACTGGAAATGCTTTGTCGTATTGTCCGGGTTGTGGTCACGGAACGGCCAATAATTTAATTATGGAAGTCATTGATGAAATGGGTATTTCAGAGGATACTATTGGTGTGGCACCCGTTGGTTGTTCTGTATTGGCTTATGATTTTATGAATATCGATATGACCCAAGCCGCTCACGGACGCGCTCCTGCGGTGGCAACAGCCATCGTCAGAACTTGGCCCGAGAAATATGTTTTTACCTATCAAGGCGATGGCGATTTAGCCGCTATTGGTACTGCCGAAACGATTCACGCTTGCAACAGAGGCGAAAATATGGTTATCTTTTTTATCAATAATGGTATTTACGGAATGACCGGCGGTCAAATGGCGCCAACCACTTTAGAAGGAATGAAATCGTCGACTTCGCCTTACGGGAGAGAAATCGCGACGATGGGATCGCCTTTGAAAATTACGGAATTAATTGCCAATCTTCCCGGCGTGTATTCGGTAAGTCGTCACGCGCTTCATACGCATAAGCACGTTCGAAAGGCTAGAATTGCCATTAAACAAGCATTCGAAAATACTAGATTAAAAAAAGGACTATCGTTTATTGAAATTCTTTCCAATTGCAATTCGGGTTGGAAAATGACGCCGAATGAAGCCAATGAATGGATGGTCGAGAATATGTTTCCATACTTTCCGCTTGGGGATATAAAAGTGGCTGGAAAACTTAAAGTATAAATCATGACTGAAGAAATAATTATTGCAGGTTTTGGTGGGCAAGGTGTGCTTTCAATGGGCAAAATATTGGCCTATTCTGGAATTATGCAAGACCAAGAAGTGAGTTGGTTGCCTTCGTATGGTCCCGAAATGCGCGGTGGAACAGCCAATGTTACCGTGATTTTGAGTGACGAAAGAATCAGTTCTCCGTATTTGAAAATAGTAGATACCGCCATTATTTTGAACCAACAATCGATGGATAAATTTGAGGCATCGGTGAAACCAGGAGGCTATTTAATTTACGATCCAAACGGCATTACGCATCATCCCACGAGAACCGATATCCAAATTTTTCAGATAGAAGGCACCAAACTAGCCGCTGAAATGGGAAATAAAAAAATCTTCAATATGGTCATTTTGGGCGGTTTTTTAAAAGAAAAACCAGTAATAAAAATAGAAAATGTGATTGAAGGCTTGAAAAAATCCATCTCAGAGCGCTATCACCATTTGATTCCTTTAAATCTTGAAGCCATAACAAAGGGCATGAAAAACATTGTCCCTTATAAAGTGGTAGCCGTTGCTATGCAACCTTAAAAAAGTATTAAAAATCATTTTGAATTAGTAAGCATTGATTTTTTATAATAGACCTATGAGCCTTTTTGCAGGCTTATAGGTTTTTTTGTTGGATTTTTTGTGATCAACAAAAGCCAAGTGTTAATGGGCTCAAATAGTGACATCAAGACTATTTTATATTATAAATTGACAGTTTTGTATCTTTATTTTTTCTATAAATGCGCTATTTTTACTGCCTTCAATACTAATTATTCCATGATGATTTTCAAAAAACTGTTCCTTGCTTTTGTATGGTTTACTTTTTCAGTAATGGCTTGGTCACAAAATGCGGATACAAAAAACACTTTTTATTCACTTTCAGGAAGGGTTGAACTTCTCGACCAAAATAAAGTGATTTTGATTGGCCCTGCGTCTTCCGTTTCGTTTGAGTTCCAGGGAAATTCTTGTTCCATTGCTTTGCAAAGTCTAGTCGATCACCAAAATTATGTTGCTCTTGTGCTCGATGGCAAATACATCGGACGAATCCGTATCGAAAAAGGGGAAGCGAAATCCTTTCCAATTGTAGTTTCCGAAAAGAAAAAAACACACCATCTCTCGATTTATAAAGCGACCGAAGCGAC is part of the Flavobacterium nackdongense genome and encodes:
- a CDS encoding thiamine pyrophosphate-dependent enzyme — its product is MEVLDIIKPENQVFCKSQLMTGNALSYCPGCGHGTANNLIMEVIDEMGISEDTIGVAPVGCSVLAYDFMNIDMTQAAHGRAPAVATAIVRTWPEKYVFTYQGDGDLAAIGTAETIHACNRGENMVIFFINNGIYGMTGGQMAPTTLEGMKSSTSPYGREIATMGSPLKITELIANLPGVYSVSRHALHTHKHVRKARIAIKQAFENTRLKKGLSFIEILSNCNSGWKMTPNEANEWMVENMFPYFPLGDIKVAGKLKV
- a CDS encoding 2-oxoacid:acceptor oxidoreductase family protein yields the protein MTEEIIIAGFGGQGVLSMGKILAYSGIMQDQEVSWLPSYGPEMRGGTANVTVILSDERISSPYLKIVDTAIILNQQSMDKFEASVKPGGYLIYDPNGITHHPTRTDIQIFQIEGTKLAAEMGNKKIFNMVILGGFLKEKPVIKIENVIEGLKKSISERYHHLIPLNLEAITKGMKNIVPYKVVAVAMQP
- a CDS encoding 3-methyl-2-oxobutanoate dehydrogenase subunit VorB — translated: MSELKLMKGNEALAEAAIRAGVDAYFGYPITPQTEIIEYLMNERPENRTGMVVLQAESEVAAINMVYGAASTGKKALTSSSSPGISLKLEGISYLAGAELPAVIVNVVRGGPGLGTIQPSQADYFQSVKGGGHGDYKLYVLAPASVQEMADFVEDAFDIAFKYRAPVLILSDGLIGQMMEKVILKDQKPRWTDAELIEKNGDWAVTGKKGRERNIITSLDLQSEKMEARVHRLQKKYEQMEKEDLRFEKINCDDADYLVVAYGSSARISQKAVELARAKGIKLGLLRPITLFPFPQQELFELANQVKGILSVELNTGQMVEDVRLAVEHKVPVEHFGRTGGIIHTPEEIVAALEQKIINNGSFRHHKTRESSLL
- a CDS encoding 4Fe-4S dicluster domain-containing protein — encoded protein: MAKVQGAIVVNTQVCKGCEVCIPVCQENVIAMSNDVNRKGYHYAYMKNPEACNGCTNCGTVCPDRAITVYRVKVAT